From uncultured Desulfobacter sp.:
GCTGTTTTGTAAATACGACCTGTCCGGTGGATGATGTGCCTTCGTAAGATGATGCACCCACCAGATCAATTTCATGATCAATGGTGATCTGCCGGACAAGATCGGCCAGAAAAACAAAAGATCCCTTGAGCACCCCTACAACCACGAGATCAAGATTTTTATAATCCTGAGTAATTTTTTGGCCGATCTCCCGGTTTCTTTCCTTGATTTCCTGTTGGGAAATCAAGGGGATGAATTCAGGCATGTTAAATTATAGTCCTGTTTCCTTAAGTTCTTTGATTAGTTTTCGCTGTTTGGAGTTTAAACTCTTCGGCATCTCTATATTAATCACAACATAGAGATCTCCGCAACCATTTCCTTTCATATGGGGAATTCCCATGCCCGGTAAACGCATTTTTGCCTTTTGTGCGGTACCCGGCGGCAATGTCAGATTTATGGTTTTGCCTGACGGGGTTGTCACCTCAACCTTATCCCCTAAAATGGCCTGGGTGAGCCGGACATTCTTTTTCATCAGGATATCGTTTCCCTCCAGTGTAATGCCCTGGGGCAGGGACGGGCTGGACTTGATGTAAAGGTTGCCGGCGGGACCGCCATGTGTGCCTGATTCGCCTTTGCCTGCCAGTCTGATTTTTTTGCCCTGGGTCAGACCTTTGGGGATTTTCACCTCAATGGCTTTGGCCTGACCGCCTTGGGAAATGGTGATGGTTTTGCCGGCACCATTGATCAATTCGTCCAGGGTTAAAGGAATTTCATATTCTATATCTTTGCCCCGGGC
This genomic window contains:
- a CDS encoding J domain-containing protein — its product is MAQDYYKTLGIDKTATAADIKKAYRKLALKYHPDKTKGDKALEDKFKAISEAYAVLSDPEKRKQYDTYGSADFQQKFSQEDIFRNFDLGDILKEFGFGGGGGFNRAGGFSSSFKPGGGRSSFSGTGGNPFAQNAGPGGGFGRKSPARGKDIEYEIPLTLDELINGAGKTITISQGGQAKAIEVKIPKGLTQGKKIRLAGKGESGTHGGPAGNLYIKSSPSLPQGITLEGNDILMKKNVRLTQAILGDKVEVTTPSGKTINLTLPPGTAQKAKMRLPGMGIPHMKGNGCGDLYVVINIEMPKSLNSKQRKLIKELKETGL